Proteins encoded together in one Pseudomonadota bacterium window:
- a CDS encoding amino acid permease, which yields MAQDKKLGTFGGVFTPSILTILGVIMYMRLPWIVGQAGFVLTLGIILVAHIVSICTGLSVSSIATDKKVKAGGTYYIISRSIGLSIGGTLGIALFFGMSLSISLYLIGFSESFLGFWGLPITKDTIRFTGTIAIILVGTLVMISTSLAIKTQYIIMTTIVLSLLTILFGKGDFAPAKPLINPVTTSVPLIMLFAIYFPAVTGFEAGVSMSGDLKDPKKSIPIGTISAIALGLLVYIGLAAFFSFRINSDQLVNNPNILLELSFYSPLLVAGIWGATLSSAIGSILGAPRILQATSSDGITPRIFAKGYGKTNEPRNALILSFIIAEAGILIGELNLIARVVSMFFITTYGFLNLSCAIEKWASTDFLPSFKIPAWVSIIGAVVCFILMLELDFIALIGAVIIMSSIFLFLKKKELTLDSGDTWEGVWSSILRYGLNHLDRTVKQQRNWRPNIVLFSGGTVARPHLLEFGRWLVHKRGIISNFNLVENKNVSHIIPKVQQTLNENDFEFSGIFTRHMEVNDIYEGMETITKVYGFSGIEPNSVMLGWARTSKQPEKFAQVIKSFKNLDYNIFLLDYHFEKGFGSHKTIDLWWGGGSNSVSLGLTLIKFLKMTEEWEDTNARIFIINEDSTLNDIIYRNINNVIEEYRIEAGIKIINNNIDRSSVNEIIAQESQDSDLVILGLTDVEKENVAQYISDTDNILKTLGTVLLIQASSFFKPIHTGLERAKEIKQTRIMPDNNIGYDYIPPSLVLPKNKVLADSMADINTKTEEAFARYQQGSVKIIHAENLLLLKEIEKLIERNINELKEAFPDKSHFEVLSIKKALSHTFSNYLFNSNRIVQSFQDTTLLEQKDSLSAGLQALLVELQKIHNDSPSELNIFIESAQTHEIANRTSIWEKIKIKSGDMAIRRKIRMRLFANTLIKQIEQDVVYKHLQAFGLQNYNLISDLQKLFIFVSDSLINIGLELEKDSIDETIFDQEITKIKVKLQSVLDNCQKDYRNSSDELRQNLYQIMQMMSIDLESANVNRIIKKKNKQLNKIRLSDIQLQEIPDTWFNHQRLIVNSLIEDLTIKNFQNRINTILDRFINGIKLSIGNNFSSRLYKLETDLKSINSEEKEDINWPVFLQGIINPESLFNELLKDIQAAEEELPDTIELMTEESCEKIEQEQFCDVLMLNINLLRYAGFLIETELIDPLRQHISELSGSLKKTNDIAQDVVRFTNHNLSLLSDANNADSNEKEVPDLSVIVKSGLDRISAEKNNIEKLQQNLQAEFKRLLGATFEKMSPYLISKTAGELKQTIRTRESRKIFTQAVKISEWLKTQSKDLVVRLIYQKSEGILFAKKISRVSATYQTETGHLLAMVKLLTPDNEINRILPFYYKQLFLGNQIIGKEFIIDRKYEMDCAKKAIDLYRQGYNGALLIIGDRHSGKSTLCRSITGKYFERNKIFNVFPPDGGSIDPNEFKNRLTDMLKQNGDYEKAFNNLEQNSAIIFHDMELWWERSSKGFAVIEEMMNLIYKYGDKCFFIVNTGRHSFKFINRLKPIENAFISAIECQPFDSEELQEAILLRHRSTGLKFQLGRLNEDSISNFRLAGLFNKYFDISNGNVGQAIHYWISNIVKVNPLTIDIRTPIAANNQALKKLNMDWLITLQQFMLHKHLSDIRLKQLLGGDEEKTDLMVQALKRSGIIKEIRPGVMQISPYIQPLITNCLEEMDLL from the coding sequence ATGGCACAGGATAAAAAACTCGGAACTTTCGGTGGAGTATTCACGCCTTCAATCTTAACTATTCTTGGCGTTATAATGTATATGCGCCTGCCCTGGATTGTAGGACAGGCCGGATTTGTTCTTACGCTTGGCATTATACTGGTGGCACATATTGTTTCCATATGCACAGGTCTCAGTGTTTCATCCATAGCAACCGATAAAAAAGTAAAGGCCGGCGGAACCTACTATATAATTTCCCGAAGTATAGGTCTCTCTATCGGCGGAACGCTTGGTATTGCACTTTTTTTTGGAATGTCATTAAGCATTAGTTTGTATTTAATAGGCTTTTCCGAAAGTTTTTTAGGGTTTTGGGGTCTGCCGATTACAAAAGATACAATCCGGTTTACCGGAACTATAGCTATTATCCTTGTAGGCACTTTGGTTATGATCAGTACTTCTCTGGCAATAAAAACGCAATATATTATTATGACTACGATTGTCTTGTCCCTTCTTACCATTCTTTTCGGAAAAGGCGATTTTGCACCGGCAAAACCTCTTATTAATCCAGTGACAACTTCTGTTCCACTTATCATGCTGTTTGCTATTTATTTCCCGGCTGTAACAGGCTTTGAGGCTGGGGTATCAATGTCAGGAGACCTTAAAGATCCAAAAAAATCTATTCCCATTGGAACAATAAGCGCCATTGCCTTAGGTTTGCTTGTTTATATTGGTCTTGCAGCATTTTTTTCTTTCCGGATTAATTCCGACCAGTTGGTGAACAATCCGAATATTTTACTTGAATTATCATTTTATTCACCTCTGCTTGTAGCCGGCATTTGGGGAGCAACATTATCTTCTGCTATAGGCAGTATATTAGGAGCGCCCCGTATTCTACAGGCAACATCATCAGACGGAATTACACCCCGTATTTTTGCCAAAGGCTACGGTAAGACAAATGAACCGCGAAATGCCCTTATACTGTCTTTTATAATAGCGGAAGCAGGCATTCTTATAGGGGAGTTGAATCTGATAGCAAGAGTAGTGTCAATGTTTTTTATCACCACATACGGCTTTTTAAATTTAAGCTGTGCCATAGAAAAATGGGCAAGTACGGATTTTCTGCCTTCCTTTAAAATCCCGGCCTGGGTAAGCATTATCGGAGCAGTAGTATGTTTTATCTTAATGCTTGAACTGGATTTTATAGCTCTGATAGGTGCGGTTATTATTATGAGTTCCATATTTCTTTTTCTTAAGAAAAAAGAACTGACACTGGATTCAGGCGATACATGGGAAGGTGTCTGGTCTTCCATATTAAGATACGGACTAAACCATCTTGATCGTACTGTTAAACAACAGAGAAACTGGCGCCCTAATATTGTTCTTTTCAGCGGTGGGACAGTAGCTCGCCCCCATTTGCTGGAATTTGGCCGCTGGCTTGTACATAAGCGCGGAATTATTTCTAATTTTAATTTGGTCGAAAACAAGAATGTCAGTCATATTATCCCCAAAGTTCAGCAAACGCTTAATGAAAATGATTTCGAATTTTCCGGTATCTTTACAAGGCATATGGAAGTAAACGATATTTATGAAGGAATGGAAACCATAACTAAAGTATATGGCTTTTCCGGTATCGAGCCTAATTCGGTTATGCTCGGCTGGGCGCGAACTAGTAAGCAACCCGAAAAATTTGCCCAGGTGATAAAAAGTTTCAAAAATCTTGATTATAATATTTTTCTGCTCGACTACCATTTTGAAAAAGGGTTTGGTTCTCATAAAACAATAGATCTATGGTGGGGCGGCGGCAGCAATTCGGTGTCTTTAGGGCTGACATTGATAAAGTTTTTGAAAATGACCGAAGAATGGGAAGACACAAATGCCAGAATTTTTATTATAAATGAAGATTCTACATTAAACGATATAATATACAGAAACATAAATAATGTAATTGAAGAATACAGAATTGAAGCCGGTATAAAAATAATCAACAACAACATCGATCGAAGTTCCGTTAATGAAATTATTGCCCAAGAGTCTCAGGATTCGGATCTTGTAATACTAGGATTAACAGATGTAGAAAAGGAAAACGTTGCCCAGTACATATCGGATACGGATAATATCCTTAAAACATTGGGCACAGTCTTATTAATTCAAGCATCTTCCTTTTTTAAACCTATTCATACCGGGCTTGAAAGGGCGAAGGAAATTAAACAAACCAGAATTATGCCAGACAATAATATTGGTTATGATTATATTCCGCCATCGCTTGTTTTGCCTAAGAATAAAGTGCTTGCAGACAGTATGGCTGATATTAATACAAAAACAGAAGAAGCATTTGCCAGATATCAACAGGGTTCAGTAAAAATCATCCATGCTGAAAACCTTTTATTGTTAAAAGAAATCGAAAAGCTGATTGAAAGAAACATCAATGAACTTAAAGAAGCTTTTCCCGATAAAAGTCATTTTGAAGTGCTATCTATCAAAAAAGCTTTGTCGCATACATTCAGTAACTATCTCTTTAACTCAAACCGGATTGTTCAGAGTTTTCAGGATACTACACTGTTAGAGCAAAAAGATAGTTTGTCAGCAGGCCTTCAGGCGCTCCTTGTGGAATTACAAAAAATACATAACGATAGCCCATCCGAATTAAATATATTTATTGAGTCTGCCCAAACTCATGAAATTGCAAACAGGACTTCAATTTGGGAAAAAATTAAGATAAAAAGTGGGGATATGGCAATCCGGCGTAAAATCCGGATGCGGTTATTTGCTAATACCTTAATAAAACAAATTGAACAGGATGTAGTTTATAAGCATCTACAGGCTTTTGGATTGCAAAACTACAACCTGATATCGGATTTACAAAAATTATTTATTTTCGTATCAGACAGTCTTATTAATATTGGGCTGGAACTTGAAAAAGATAGTATAGATGAAACAATATTTGATCAGGAAATAACAAAAATAAAAGTGAAATTACAATCGGTTCTCGATAATTGTCAGAAAGACTACCGGAACTCATCGGATGAGCTGCGACAAAACCTTTATCAGATTATGCAGATGATGTCTATTGATCTGGAAAGTGCTAATGTAAACCGCATCATAAAAAAGAAAAATAAACAACTTAATAAAATACGGTTATCTGATATACAATTGCAGGAAATTCCCGATACATGGTTTAATCATCAAAGATTAATCGTGAATTCATTGATTGAAGATTTAACCATTAAAAATTTTCAAAACCGCATAAATACTATTCTTGATCGATTCATCAATGGAATAAAATTAAGTATAGGAAATAATTTTTCAAGCAGGCTATATAAATTAGAGACAGACTTGAAATCGATTAATTCAGAAGAAAAAGAGGATATAAACTGGCCAGTTTTTTTACAGGGAATAATTAATCCGGAATCCTTATTTAATGAACTGCTTAAAGATATACAAGCAGCGGAAGAAGAATTGCCTGATACCATTGAACTAATGACGGAAGAATCATGTGAAAAAATTGAGCAGGAACAGTTCTGTGATGTCTTAATGTTAAATATCAATTTACTTCGCTATGCAGGTTTCCTGATCGAAACGGAACTTATTGATCCGCTTCGGCAACATATATCCGAGCTTTCCGGCAGTCTTAAAAAAACAAACGATATAGCTCAGGATGTAGTCAGATTTACAAATCATAATCTCTCGCTTTTATCTGATGCCAACAATGCCGATTCCAATGAAAAGGAAGTTCCCGATTTGTCAGTTATTGTAAAAAGCGGCCTTGACAGGATAAGCGCTGAAAAAAACAATATTGAAAAACTTCAGCAAAATCTCCAGGCAGAATTTAAACGCCTGCTTGGCGCAACATTTGAAAAAATGAGTCCTTATCTAATATCAAAAACTGCCGGAGAATTAAAGCAAACTATCCGCACAAGAGAAAGCCGCAAAATATTTACACAAGCAGTAAAAATATCCGAATGGCTGAAAACACAGAGCAAAGATCTTGTGGTCAGGCTTATCTACCAAAAAAGCGAAGGGATTTTGTTTGCAAAAAAAATAAGCAGAGTTTCCGCAACTTATCAGACCGAAACAGGCCACCTGCTTGCAATGGTAAAATTGCTGACACCGGATAATGAAATAAACCGTATACTGCCTTTTTATTACAAACAATTATTTTTGGGCAACCAGATAATCGGCAAAGAATTTATAATTGATAGAAAATATGAAATGGATTGTGCAAAAAAAGCTATCGATTTATATCGCCAGGGATACAATGGAGCATTGCTTATTATAGGAGACAGGCACTCCGGCAAATCGACTCTTTGCAGATCTATAACTGGCAAGTATTTTGAACGCAACAAAATCTTTAATGTATTTCCACCTGATGGTGGAAGTATAGATCCGAATGAATTTAAAAATCGCTTAACAGACATGCTGAAACAAAACGGTGATTATGAAAAGGCGTTCAATAATCTTGAACAAAACAGTGCTATTATCTTTCATGACATGGAACTTTGGTGGGAACGCAGCAGTAAAGGATTTGCCGTAATAGAAGAAATGATGAATCTGATATACAAATATGGTGATAAATGCTTTTTTATAGTAAATACAGGGAGGCACAGTTTTAAATTTATTAACAGGCTAAAACCGATTGAAAATGCTTTTATCAGCGCGATTGAATGCCAGCCGTTTGATTCTGAAGAGCTGCAGGAGGCGATACTGCTTCGACATCGTTCCACAGGCTTAAAATTTCAACTGGGCAGGCTAAATGAAGATTCCATTTCAAATTTTCGTCTTGCCGGATTATTTAATAAATATTTCGATATTTCAAATGGCAACGTAGGTCAGGCCATACATTACTGGATCAGTAATATTGTGAAGGTAAATCCGCTTACCATAGATATCAGAACTCCAATTGCTGCCAACAATCAGGCTCTGAAAAAATTGAATATGGACTGGTTGATTACTCTTCAGCAATTTATGCTGCACAAACATCTTAGTGATATCCGGCTTAAACAGCTTCTTGGCGGTGACGAAGAAAAAACAGATCTCATGGTTCAAGCCCTTAAGAGAAGCGGGATTATAAAGGAAATACGTCCGGGGGTCATGCAAATTAGTCCTTATATCCAACCTTTAATTACTAATTGTTTAGAAGAAATGGATCTCTTATGA
- a CDS encoding mechanosensitive ion channel family protein: MNEFLNIEFSGLSLLIVIMLGILLSFALKIINKTIIPKIQKNRTKQFFQIAEILIWSVFGFWGLHITLKDSDYYFLAVISVTAVIVIWLGWFMAKDFIAGFVLKLGDNYQPGQHIMLNEIEGVIVKADYLNLILSCEDGAVAKIPYSKISSAIHYKIQPRDKTTLHRFDIEIKKKASIEEAKNMIKNAIMLSSGASIKKEPQINLKENSDETIWKFEVVAYALSPEFFQAIERNVRDAFS, translated from the coding sequence ATGAATGAGTTCTTAAATATTGAGTTTTCGGGATTATCATTACTGATAGTTATTATGCTTGGGATATTACTTTCCTTTGCATTAAAAATTATAAACAAAACAATTATACCCAAGATCCAAAAGAACCGGACAAAACAATTTTTCCAGATTGCTGAAATACTGATATGGAGTGTTTTCGGATTTTGGGGTCTTCATATAACATTAAAAGACAGTGATTATTATTTCTTGGCTGTAATAAGTGTAACTGCCGTTATAGTAATCTGGCTTGGCTGGTTTATGGCAAAAGACTTTATCGCAGGTTTTGTGCTCAAGCTGGGCGATAATTATCAGCCGGGCCAGCATATCATGCTAAATGAAATTGAGGGTGTAATTGTTAAAGCCGATTATCTGAATTTAATTTTATCATGTGAAGACGGAGCTGTTGCCAAAATTCCCTACAGCAAAATAAGTTCTGCTATCCATTATAAGATTCAGCCACGGGACAAGACAACTTTGCACCGGTTTGATATTGAAATAAAAAAGAAAGCTTCGATAGAAGAAGCAAAAAACATGATAAAAAATGCTATTATGCTTTCATCAGGTGCAAGTATTAAAAAAGAGCCGCAAATTAATCTTAAGGAAAACTCTGACGAAACCATATGGAAATTTGAGGTAGTAGCATATGCATTAAGCCCTGAGTTTTTTCAGGCAATTGAAAGAAATGTGAGGGATGCATTTAGTTGA
- a CDS encoding mechanosensitive ion channel family protein, protein MQLNEYISVSPEMFEKIVISLVVLIVFSIGRIVLNLVVKRKFTDARRAYHYRRFILYTYTVLLVLIIGRIWVKGIDSITTFLGLATAGIAIAMHDTIANLAGWLFIIWRKPFSVGDRIEIGGVAGDVIDIRIFQFSLIEIGNWVDADQSTGRIIHIPNSKALREPLANYQIGFEHIWNEIPVLITFESNWKKAKEILNNIVLDKTMHLSKGAQDQIRNAAKKYFIFYDKLTPIVYTSVKDSGVLLTLRYLVKPRERRITEQQIWEAILDAFGKDKEIDLAYPTTRFYSDNSECQKGIKGSRMQGFE, encoded by the coding sequence ATGCAATTAAACGAATATATCTCAGTATCTCCGGAGATGTTTGAGAAAATAGTAATTTCTCTTGTTGTTCTGATTGTTTTTAGCATAGGCAGAATCGTCTTGAATCTTGTTGTAAAAAGAAAATTTACGGATGCAAGGCGGGCATACCATTATCGCCGTTTTATCTTATACACATATACCGTACTATTGGTGCTGATTATAGGACGTATATGGGTAAAAGGAATAGATTCAATAACGACTTTTTTAGGTTTAGCAACAGCCGGTATCGCAATAGCTATGCATGATACCATTGCGAATCTTGCGGGATGGCTATTTATAATCTGGCGTAAACCTTTTTCCGTTGGAGATCGTATTGAAATTGGCGGTGTAGCTGGCGATGTGATTGATATCAGGATTTTTCAGTTCAGCCTGATTGAAATCGGGAACTGGGTAGATGCCGATCAAAGCACAGGCAGAATTATTCATATTCCAAACAGTAAAGCATTAAGAGAACCTTTGGCTAATTACCAAATTGGGTTTGAACATATCTGGAATGAAATTCCTGTACTTATAACTTTTGAAAGTAATTGGAAAAAGGCGAAGGAAATACTAAATAATATTGTCTTAGACAAAACCATGCACCTTTCCAAAGGCGCACAGGACCAGATACGAAACGCTGCAAAAAAGTATTTTATATTTTATGACAAGCTTACCCCTATAGTATACACATCAGTCAAAGACAGCGGTGTTTTACTGACTCTTCGTTATCTTGTTAAACCTCGTGAAAGAAGAATAACAGAGCAACAGATATGGGAAGCAATTCTGGATGCTTTCGGAAAAGATAAAGAAATTGATCTGGCATATCCTACTACCAGGTTTTATAGTGATAATAGTGAGTGCCAAAAAGGGATCAAGGGGTCAAGGATGCAAGGGTTCGAGTGA
- a CDS encoding DUF1329 domain-containing protein, with protein sequence MKFSKCFGLPLCLLFVLLLCSSAIHVLAMDLPEVIDKTNCGQYKNLLFPAMYNAVERGDYVITPGNLNFMFKHNEDFLSASAKNEGKFDISSEGFLIDKATGKYPINLYGFPFPNIDLKDLKAGAKIIQNFNYQRYRLMGSRGQIRVMWFDKSGEERYVGGLDQRLYVNGRPPAHQIENPDNVKTYDMQRVLEPMSVSGTNTMAIVYLGEKEDSNYSYVPIIRRIRKASSTSRSDPYMGSDSWWDANHMWSGKDSSMTWKYVGERTILVSFTSPDIVPAQEMPNGSMARTFPYTGRHFKYGYEDTKWKGASWSPLNITYVPRKVWIVEQMPKDPYYNWGLHINYIDQENFIIWYKEVSDPAGKFTTWATFFTHYSECPSGINNIGDRDASLYINEREHHATSTNLSADPESFVFMPASELGRKYFTISNFLQLSK encoded by the coding sequence ATGAAATTTTCAAAGTGTTTTGGTTTGCCACTGTGTTTATTGTTCGTTCTGTTGCTGTGTAGTAGTGCTATTCATGTTCTTGCTATGGATTTACCTGAGGTGATTGATAAGACCAACTGTGGTCAGTATAAAAATCTATTGTTTCCTGCTATGTATAATGCGGTTGAAAGAGGTGATTATGTTATTACGCCGGGGAATCTAAATTTTATGTTCAAACATAATGAAGATTTTCTATCTGCAAGCGCAAAGAATGAAGGTAAATTCGACATTAGTTCAGAGGGTTTTTTAATCGATAAAGCTACTGGGAAATATCCGATAAATCTATATGGATTTCCTTTTCCTAATATAGATCTAAAAGATCTCAAGGCAGGAGCAAAGATTATACAAAACTTCAATTACCAGAGATATCGTCTTATGGGATCAAGAGGTCAAATCAGGGTTATGTGGTTTGATAAATCCGGTGAAGAACGTTATGTGGGTGGATTGGATCAACGTCTTTATGTAAACGGCAGGCCACCCGCTCATCAGATAGAAAATCCCGACAACGTTAAGACTTATGATATGCAAAGAGTTCTTGAGCCAATGAGTGTAAGCGGAACAAATACAATGGCCATAGTATATCTAGGGGAAAAGGAAGACAGCAATTATTCCTATGTGCCTATTATTCGAAGGATACGTAAAGCTTCTTCAACATCAAGGTCAGATCCTTACATGGGTTCCGATTCATGGTGGGACGCAAATCATATGTGGTCAGGAAAAGACAGCTCTATGACATGGAAGTATGTAGGAGAAAGAACAATTCTTGTTTCTTTTACTAGTCCGGATATAGTTCCGGCACAGGAAATGCCCAATGGAAGTATGGCAAGGACATTTCCTTATACAGGTCGTCACTTCAAATATGGTTATGAAGACACAAAATGGAAAGGTGCATCATGGTCGCCTTTAAATATTACCTATGTCCCTAGAAAAGTATGGATTGTGGAACAAATGCCAAAAGATCCTTATTATAATTGGGGTTTGCACATAAATTATATTGATCAGGAAAATTTCATAATTTGGTACAAAGAAGTATCTGATCCGGCAGGAAAGTTTACTACCTGGGCTACGTTTTTTACACACTATAGTGAATGCCCTAGCGGAATAAATAACATCGGAGATCGCGATGCTTCTCTTTATATTAATGAGAGAGAACATCATGCTACATCTACCAACTTATCGGCGGACCCTGAATCATTTGTCTTTATGCCTGCTTCAGAACTAGGGCGCAAATATTTTACAATTAGTAATTTTTTGCAATTGTCAAAATGA
- a CDS encoding cold-shock protein, producing the protein MTNGIVKWFNDQKGFGFIEQENGPDVFVHHSAINATGFKSLSEGSHVTFDIEQGAKGPAAANVTIA; encoded by the coding sequence ATGACAAACGGAATTGTTAAGTGGTTTAACGACCAAAAAGGTTTTGGATTCATCGAACAGGAAAACGGACCGGATGTATTTGTGCATCATAGCGCAATCAATGCTACCGGTTTTAAGTCTCTCAGTGAAGGTTCGCATGTGACTTTTGACATCGAGCAAGGAGCAAAAGGTCCGGCTGCTGCAAATGTAACCATCGCCTAA
- a CDS encoding DUF615 domain-containing protein → MDTEYKSRTQKKNEDRALQSLGEQLVALPFSQIEKMDLPEELLAAIKSVRKIKSHGARRRQIQYIGVLMRQIDPQPIEKAIDRIRSGIHK, encoded by the coding sequence ATGGATACGGAATATAAAAGCAGAACACAGAAAAAAAATGAAGACCGTGCATTACAGAGTCTTGGCGAACAGTTGGTAGCTCTGCCTTTCAGCCAGATTGAGAAAATGGATCTACCGGAAGAGCTTCTTGCTGCTATTAAATCGGTACGCAAAATAAAAAGCCATGGTGCCCGGCGTAGACAGATTCAGTATATCGGAGTTCTTATGCGGCAAATTGATCCTCAGCCCATCGAGAAAGCCATAGATCGCATTCGGTCTGGCATACATAAGTAA
- a CDS encoding class I SAM-dependent RNA methyltransferase, with translation MVPANRIKCIRRKKRQSTTVYQYQKNCRYLAQIADGLKEAGAEELSELGAEDISPDYSGVYFKADKSILYRINYQTRLISRCLAPLISYACNDTDTLYQKAKQIDWEDFISSGNTFAVSANVSNSAISHSKYAALRLKDAIADYFKEKTGMRPNVSVSNPDIQLNLNIRNNEAVIRFDTSGSALHRRGYREETVSAPMQETVAAAIIRLSKWDGSYPLYDPMCGSGTLLCEALMHYSKIPAGIFRTRFGFEFLPDFDNSVWKQVKNEADGHIIELPKGLIAGSDVSAEAVSMSQTNLMGLHYGKNVSIERSDFRKLPSLENHVIVANPPYGIRMGKDENLKIFYKDLGDFLKQKCKGSNAFIFFGDRKYIKNIGLEASWKKPVKAGGLDGRLVKYELY, from the coding sequence ATGGTACCAGCCAATCGGATCAAATGCATCAGAAGAAAAAAGCGGCAATCAACAACGGTATATCAGTATCAAAAGAATTGCCGTTATCTTGCCCAGATAGCCGATGGCTTAAAAGAAGCCGGCGCGGAGGAACTATCCGAACTCGGCGCCGAAGATATCAGTCCTGATTACAGCGGAGTTTATTTTAAAGCTGATAAATCAATACTTTATCGAATTAATTATCAGACAAGGCTTATTTCACGCTGCCTCGCTCCTTTAATATCATATGCTTGTAATGATACCGATACGCTATATCAGAAAGCCAAACAGATAGATTGGGAAGATTTTATATCTTCCGGCAATACCTTTGCCGTATCAGCCAATGTATCCAATAGCGCCATTTCACATTCAAAGTACGCGGCCCTGCGCCTTAAAGATGCAATTGCAGATTATTTCAAAGAAAAAACCGGCATGCGCCCGAATGTGTCGGTAAGTAATCCGGATATCCAGCTTAACCTTAATATCAGAAACAATGAAGCAGTAATAAGATTCGATACTTCAGGCAGTGCGCTTCACAGAAGAGGATACAGAGAAGAAACCGTTTCGGCTCCTATGCAGGAAACTGTGGCTGCCGCAATTATCCGGCTTAGTAAATGGGATGGTTCTTATCCTTTATATGATCCTATGTGCGGTTCGGGAACTCTTTTGTGTGAAGCGCTCATGCATTATAGTAAAATTCCTGCCGGTATTTTCAGGACTCGATTCGGTTTTGAATTTTTGCCCGATTTTGACAACTCTGTCTGGAAGCAGGTAAAAAATGAGGCAGACGGTCACATCATAGAATTGCCGAAAGGACTGATTGCGGGAAGTGATGTGTCTGCGGAAGCTGTCAGCATGTCGCAAACAAACCTTATGGGGCTTCATTACGGAAAGAATGTAAGCATTGAAAGATCAGACTTTAGAAAACTGCCATCCCTTGAGAATCATGTCATTGTTGCCAATCCACCTTACGGCATCCGAATGGGAAAAGACGAGAACCTTAAAATATTTTATAAAGATCTTGGTGATTTTTTAAAACAAAAATGCAAAGGCTCGAATGCTTTTATTTTTTTTGGAGATAGAAAGTATATCAAAAACATCGGGCTGGAAGCATCATGGAAAAAACCGGTCAAAGCCGGCGGCCTTGACGGCAGGCTGGTTAAATACGAGCTGTACTGA